AACAGAAAGCAAGCAATAGTTGAGTGCAATAAATGAGTGTTCATACATCTCAGGACCCTGGAGATATAATAAGATGTGGACATATCTCCAGATATGCCTTATCTCTTATGGGTATTGGAGGACTGGTGTAAAGATATGCCATAGTAAGAATCAACACACTATCTGGCCGCTTATAATTGACTGCCTTCCTAATGACCTCTCCAACTAACAGTACTTTGTTCATTAGTATTGCAGCTTTATTAAGTTAATTTGTGGCTGTGTATCCAGATTACTAATTTGCCATTTCATTTTATACTACTGAAGTAAAGGAGATccccatttcatttttaaaaaggtAAATTACGGAAATTCAACTTTGCATTTATTATGAATAACATTTTCAAGAATctattctctcttgtgcatatgacacttcattatattatgcTGTATAAATAGGGTCACTATCCAATTTACTACTTGAAGCCCCATGCCTAGCCTATCATAAGGCTAAACTTATTTGTAAGCGTGACACAGAAATATAGTGCTTTTGAAGTTGTGTATCCAAAGACAATTGTAACTCAACATACACAGATAGATTTTGCGACAAAGTCTTTACATTAGTGTTTAGAGCACAAAATGAGTCAAAATGTAAATTAGGGCCTATGTTTGAAAAACATAATTCTATATTACTTTGGCTTTATTTTATATTGGGATGTCTCGCTGTGTTTGCTGTTATTTTTCACTCTACTGTAAATTGTTTGTAAGCAACATGGCTGTCGATTTACTTCACTTTTCTTTAGTTTACAAGATTTTGTCTGCTTTGGGGTGCTTTCCGGATAGCTGGAAAGAGAGCTTTGCTTCTGTGGTCTAATGTTGCCAGCACTCTGGATCTTTGAATTAATTCCAAATATGGAAAAGTCTTTTGCTTGCTGGTAATTCAGTACTGATGTTTTCTTTCTGACATTTCTCATATCTTGGGTCTGTTTAAACACTGACATGGGTAACTCCACTGTTCCAGGAACTTTTGGGCTGCTCTTACAAGCACATGTTAAACCAGAACTCTCACAGTGGAGATATTTTCTGTGGTAGTTTTTATCTTGTCCAGAATTCATTTTGGAAATATTATCTGAACGAGAGATCTGACTACTTGGCACTGGACTGTGCCAAGATGTACTTTTTTCTTGAGATTTTCCATTGCGACTCATACCAGAAGCAGTTTGAGGCCTAGACTTAGCCGTTTTTGCATTTTCAGTTTGCACAGTTAACATTTGAAGCCATTCTAACTGAAGAAGACGTTCCACATATTTCTCTAGGAAACCTGATGCTGTTGATTGCAATGTATTCTTCTTTTCTTTGTTTATGAAAACAGAAACCTGGCTAAGGTTCCAGGAGCTGTATGGTGGAGGGAGAAAATCTGGATAGTCATAATCTTTGCAGTTATGGTCTACAAAATGATTGAAATACCCAGGCTTGATCTCTTCTGCTCGTAGATTTAGATCTGGAGGCGAAAAGGGGGACGGTGGGATGGGTAGTCGTTCTGAATCAGAAAGGTCACTGCCGCTGTCCTCATCTTCTTTTCTTAATCCAACAGATTCAAAGTCCAGGAATAGTTTCTCCAAAGATTCTCTTTCATGTGTAGGTTCTCCAAAGATTCTCTTCTCATGGGATGAAATGTTATGCAGGGTCCAGACTAGCTCTTGCTGCTCACTTAAATAAACAGGTTGCACCAAATTAGTGTCTAAAGCTTTGGAAATGCTTAGTACACTGGTTCTTGAagtaaaagttttattttgaagTCGACTCCCCTGACAACATTCCCCTAACGACTCCTTTTTTACTTTTTGCATGTTATATTTTGCTTGATGAACACTCACAGCCCTGATGGAAAAACACAGAGGCAATATACAATAATTTGACCATGGTAAGTTATTTCAATTGTAAATATTCATGCTCTCTCCTGTACATAAATAACTGCCAAAACACTAATAGTCAATAGAATTAATGTAGGGCAGAGGCAGATACAAAATCTACTTGTAAAAATACTTGAGACTATTATATTTCAGGGCTACAAAAATAAACCTCCTTGTTtgctaatttaaggaggtgcTGTAAAAAAGGAAAAGGTGGAAAGCAGCTTTCAACCTAAAAATGTTGATGTGGAACCCAATTTCTATTTTGGTAAAATTTCAAAGCGTTTCAACaattcttttctcatttttccaAATCAGTAATTAATAGAAAGCAGATCAACAGACAGTAAACTGCAAAACGCAACTGTCTATTTTTCAACCAAAAAACATGTAACCTCTATTACCACTAGGtaccatattatttatattatttctcaAAACTTTAACTAGTCTGTCATCAGTAAACATGGAGCTTCCAGGTATCATTTCAGATTCACATTGTAAGTAAACGTTGTCtaataaaaaagtaaacacaTGCTTTGGTTCAGATTACAATTTACATTGTTAATGTGCTCTACACTGTACACACAATAGCATAAAACATTTAATCTCAGGACATTATCTCCATGAATCGATATGTCAGGGCTGTAATAATggcatggtttaaaaaaaaatactccaatTACAGGTACATAAACTAGTGAAACAAATTGCTTTGTGGCCTGTCtttcataaatataatataacgGAAGTAATGAATGTCTCATTGCTGTTTCATTTAGCAGTGGAGTAACATGACAAGCGATGCCAGGAGAGATTAGGAATATACCTTTTTAGCTGTTTAGGATTATCCAAGTAAAATTTCTCATTATGTTTGTATTGAGGTTGGCTTGCGCTCAGGAACAActacaaaaaattaaatgttatcTTGTAAGCATATTCAGGAGTGTTGAACAATCAGGGAGACAAATTGAATATGAGCTAAAAGCATCAGCACCATATATttaaagacaaggggcctgagtcattaatgagagcaagacaaaaaaaggagtaaatcttctccggtacaaaccattttacaatgcaaggggtgcaaattagtttattattttgcacttaagaaaaatactggttgtttttccaCGTagcacatacttgatagctttatttttacactgaaatataaagttgatctaagacatgccctattccaactataaatctgtccccacgttttaaatttacgaccccctccaatgcaatatgggggtaaatgtatcaatctgcgggttcttcaacacccgcgtgttcagcctcttccgcgattaaatttcaagcggcgctgcattgtaaagggttaacttccctttacaatgcagcgccgcttgaaatttaatcgcggaagaggctgaacacgcgggtgttgaagaacccgcagattgatacatttaccccatgatgttgcccaggtgcaaagattctccttttttatgctttgcgctctttaatgactcaggcccaaggtgaGCATATCCTGCTCACTAAAACATACAATctaaaatatgcaatataatttACCAAGTCGTAAGTACTCACATTTTTTTCTGGTGTATGTCTATTTGATAAAGACTGGCTGACctaaagaataataaaatgatacatttttaaGTAATGGTGctttaatcattttaatttaaaGAAATCGCAAAGCTATATAAAAGCTATAACTACCTTGTGTGCATGTCTGAATGTTTCTGATTTTCTCACAGGTTTCATTAGATTGTCTGCTATACCAGTACTGGATTTGACAGACCGGGACTTCCTCTTCAACTAGAAACCACAAGTAAAGATATGTTTCTACATGACCCCTATAAATGTTTTACAAGATAGTACAACAATTTCATGTTTAATATATAACTTAACTTTGTCTTAACCAACCTCCATTAAAAGTGACGTAATGGAAAACTGCACCCAAAACCTTCAAAAAGCATCTAAGCTCAAAAATTTCTCTTTGTTTTGTGGAAAGTAAAtgtgtaaaaatttattttatgttcaatcTTTGAGTAAAGGCATTTATTTATGTGGGAGACCTATGTTTATTGCATTTATGTGGGAGCCACTGAGGATAGTCGTTGTTCACGGAGCTCCCATCCTTGGTTACACAATCAACCTTCATCTGAATACTTGGCACTGAACCAATTTATTGTGAGGAATTGTCCCTCGTTCATTTTGAAAAGTAAATTGAAATGTGACTCCCGGCCTAAACTTGGAACTGCAACCTTTTTCCATATCGCAACCAGCTCGCCTCAGACCGGTGGTCCTTCATTTCCTCTCCAAACTTTCCAGCACCCCTGGATCATTCATTTCCTCTCCTTTGTAATCGTCCTCTCTTCTTTACCCTCCGGCACTTCATCTCTGCTCTCTCCTCTAACCTGTGGCTCCTTCTGCAGCACAGCCTTTCCCTGCCTTGTGACCcctcttccttctctcaccctctCTACCTGCTTGCTAGAACATCCACTTACTCCACCGTGTTCCTCTGACCCTCAACAATGCATTTTCCCTCCCCATCCCCTAAGTTGCTTCTACCAGAGATGCCCCTTGTCTTTCACtatgcccctccccctccctaaccCCCTCCAGCCTACTCTTCAACAAGCCTGTCACCcacttttcttcccccccccccccaccgcctcCTGACTGCAGCTAACCTTATCCACATCTCTccacttccctctctccccctttcctgcaCTTTCTGGAAAGCCAAATCTGTCTgcctcactgaaacctggctctccttgTCTGACCCCACCTCTCCCGCTGCTCTTTCATTTGGGGGCCACCCCTTCTCTCACACCTCTAGCCCTGTGGGATGACAAGGTGGTGAGGCAGGTATCCTTCACTCCTGTTGCTCCTTTTGGGTCTTTTTTGAAAACTCGCTATACCAATTCCTCTCCTTGGACTTTTCCTCCCTTAGCTTAGCTCCCCCTCACCTAAGGCCATCTCTACCAAGCACAACCTTGACCTTGCCATTGCTCTTACCTCACTTGACTCATATCTCTCCCTTATTTTACCATGATCATGCTGTCTCCCTCTACAAATACATTCTTGCCTCTGCCCTGGACTCAGCTGCCATGGCCTTTGATAGTCCAAATCCCAACTGTGGCTTTCCAAACAGACTCCATAGGGTAAATGTTATGAAGGTACATTTTTTTCAGTGTGTTAAAATCGGGTTAAAGTCCGGCTTGTTGCttgaagaagacttcaagcaacaagggtgCCTCCCAAGGAGGGCTTTTTGCCCattgaagaacagaagacattacaagcagggacattTGAACACAAAttctttttggacatttcaagccggactttgggaattacaaaattattttggactttttcaagccgaactattggatacaaatttcTTTGGGGcttggttgacagccattttcggattaaaagctgctgacaacagatgaaaacatcagtggtgagtatatgggcatttattatttttaataaaaatatgtggtataaatgagggtgtttactgtctttattatgggtttattatttttattaaatcttgtggttttaatgagggtgtggtggtttatttagcattttcttttgtggaactacaggttccagccagccatgg
The nucleotide sequence above comes from Mixophyes fleayi isolate aMixFle1 chromosome 6, aMixFle1.hap1, whole genome shotgun sequence. Encoded proteins:
- the FAM217B gene encoding protein FAM217B isoform X5 produces the protein MHTRSASLYQIDIHQKKMAVSVHQAKYNMQKVKKESLGECCQGSRLQNKTFTSRTSVLSISKALDTNLVQPVYLSEQQELVWTLHNISSHEKRIFGEPTHERESLEKLFLDFESVGLRKEDEDSGSDLSDSERLPIPPSPFSPPDLNLRAEEIKPGYFNHFVDHNCKDYDYPDFLPPPYSSWNLSQVSVFINKEKKNTLQSTASGFLEKYVERLLQLEWLQMLTVQTENAKTAKSRPQTASGMSRNGKSQEKSTSWHSPVPSSQISRSDNISKMNSGQDKNYHRKYLHCESSGLTCACKSSPKVPGTVELPMSVFKQTQDMRNVRKKTSVLNYQQAKDFSIFGINSKIQSAGNIRPQKQSSLSSYPESTPKQTKSCKLKKSEVNRQPCCLQTIYSRVKNNSKHSETSQYKIKPK
- the FAM217B gene encoding protein FAM217B isoform X7, encoding MAVSVHQAKYNMQKVKKESLGECCQGSRLQNKTFTSRTSVLSISKALDTNLVQPVYLSEQQELVWTLHNISSHEKRIFGEPTHERESLEKLFLDFESVGLRKEDEDSGSDLSDSERLPIPPSPFSPPDLNLRAEEIKPGYFNHFVDHNCKDYDYPDFLPPPYSSWNLSQVSVFINKEKKNTLQSTASGFLEKYVERLLQLEWLQMLTVQTENAKTAKSRPQTASGMSRNGKSQEKSTSWHSPVPSSQISRSDNISKMNSGQDKNYHRKYLHCESSGLTCACKSSPKVPGTVELPMSVFKQTQDMRNVRKKTSVLNYQQAKDFSIFGINSKIQSAGNIRPQKQSSLSSYPESTPKQTKSCKLKKSEVNRQPCCLQTIYSRVKNNSKHSETSQYKIKPK
- the FAM217B gene encoding protein FAM217B isoform X2 — encoded protein: MLKRKSRSVKSSTGIADNLMKPVRKSETFRHAHKVSQSLSNRHTPEKNLFLSASQPQYKHNEKFYLDNPKQLKRAVSVHQAKYNMQKVKKESLGECCQGSRLQNKTFTSRTSVLSISKALDTNLVQPVYLSEQQELVWTLHNISSHEKRIFGEPTHERESLEKLFLDFESVGLRKEDEDSGSDLSDSERLPIPPSPFSPPDLNLRAEEIKPGYFNHFVDHNCKDYDYPDFLPPPYSSWNLSQVSVFINKEKKNTLQSTASGFLEKYVERLLQLEWLQMLTVQTENAKTAKSRPQTASGMSRNGKSQEKSTSWHSPVPSSQISRSDNISKMNSGQDKNYHRKYLHCESSGLTCACKSSPKVPGTVELPMSVFKQTQDMRNVRKKTSVLNYQQAKDFSIFGINSKIQSAGNIRPQKQSSLSSYPESTPKQTKSCKLKKSEVNRQPCCLQTIYSRVKNNSKHSETSQYKIKPK
- the FAM217B gene encoding protein FAM217B isoform X1; its protein translation is MKRSREQRHGNLKRKSRSVKSSTGIADNLMKPVRKSETFRHAHKVSQSLSNRHTPEKNLFLSASQPQYKHNEKFYLDNPKQLKRAVSVHQAKYNMQKVKKESLGECCQGSRLQNKTFTSRTSVLSISKALDTNLVQPVYLSEQQELVWTLHNISSHEKRIFGEPTHERESLEKLFLDFESVGLRKEDEDSGSDLSDSERLPIPPSPFSPPDLNLRAEEIKPGYFNHFVDHNCKDYDYPDFLPPPYSSWNLSQVSVFINKEKKNTLQSTASGFLEKYVERLLQLEWLQMLTVQTENAKTAKSRPQTASGMSRNGKSQEKSTSWHSPVPSSQISRSDNISKMNSGQDKNYHRKYLHCESSGLTCACKSSPKVPGTVELPMSVFKQTQDMRNVRKKTSVLNYQQAKDFSIFGINSKIQSAGNIRPQKQSSLSSYPESTPKQTKSCKLKKSEVNRQPCCLQTIYSRVKNNSKHSETSQYKIKPK
- the FAM217B gene encoding protein FAM217B isoform X4, translated to MVSQSLSNRHTPEKNLFLSASQPQYKHNEKFYLDNPKQLKRAVSVHQAKYNMQKVKKESLGECCQGSRLQNKTFTSRTSVLSISKALDTNLVQPVYLSEQQELVWTLHNISSHEKRIFGEPTHERESLEKLFLDFESVGLRKEDEDSGSDLSDSERLPIPPSPFSPPDLNLRAEEIKPGYFNHFVDHNCKDYDYPDFLPPPYSSWNLSQVSVFINKEKKNTLQSTASGFLEKYVERLLQLEWLQMLTVQTENAKTAKSRPQTASGMSRNGKSQEKSTSWHSPVPSSQISRSDNISKMNSGQDKNYHRKYLHCESSGLTCACKSSPKVPGTVELPMSVFKQTQDMRNVRKKTSVLNYQQAKDFSIFGINSKIQSAGNIRPQKQSSLSSYPESTPKQTKSCKLKKSEVNRQPCCLQTIYSRVKNNSKHSETSQYKIKPK
- the FAM217B gene encoding protein FAM217B isoform X6, translating into MVMSASLYQIDIHQKKMAVSVHQAKYNMQKVKKESLGECCQGSRLQNKTFTSRTSVLSISKALDTNLVQPVYLSEQQELVWTLHNISSHEKRIFGEPTHERESLEKLFLDFESVGLRKEDEDSGSDLSDSERLPIPPSPFSPPDLNLRAEEIKPGYFNHFVDHNCKDYDYPDFLPPPYSSWNLSQVSVFINKEKKNTLQSTASGFLEKYVERLLQLEWLQMLTVQTENAKTAKSRPQTASGMSRNGKSQEKSTSWHSPVPSSQISRSDNISKMNSGQDKNYHRKYLHCESSGLTCACKSSPKVPGTVELPMSVFKQTQDMRNVRKKTSVLNYQQAKDFSIFGINSKIQSAGNIRPQKQSSLSSYPESTPKQTKSCKLKKSEVNRQPCCLQTIYSRVKNNSKHSETSQYKIKPK
- the FAM217B gene encoding protein FAM217B isoform X3 — its product is MKRSREQRHGNVSQSLSNRHTPEKNLFLSASQPQYKHNEKFYLDNPKQLKRAVSVHQAKYNMQKVKKESLGECCQGSRLQNKTFTSRTSVLSISKALDTNLVQPVYLSEQQELVWTLHNISSHEKRIFGEPTHERESLEKLFLDFESVGLRKEDEDSGSDLSDSERLPIPPSPFSPPDLNLRAEEIKPGYFNHFVDHNCKDYDYPDFLPPPYSSWNLSQVSVFINKEKKNTLQSTASGFLEKYVERLLQLEWLQMLTVQTENAKTAKSRPQTASGMSRNGKSQEKSTSWHSPVPSSQISRSDNISKMNSGQDKNYHRKYLHCESSGLTCACKSSPKVPGTVELPMSVFKQTQDMRNVRKKTSVLNYQQAKDFSIFGINSKIQSAGNIRPQKQSSLSSYPESTPKQTKSCKLKKSEVNRQPCCLQTIYSRVKNNSKHSETSQYKIKPK